From Phycodurus eques isolate BA_2022a chromosome 13, UOR_Pequ_1.1, whole genome shotgun sequence, a single genomic window includes:
- the ap1m1 gene encoding AP-1 complex subunit mu-1, with protein MSASAVYVLDLKGKVLVCRNYRGDVDMSEIEHFMSLLMDKEEEGTLSPILAHGGVRFMWIKHNNLYLVATSKKNASVSLVFSFLYKIVQVFSEYFKELEEESIRDNFVIIYELMDELMDFGYPQTTDSKILQEYITQEGHKLDTGAPRPPATVTNAVSWRSEGIKYRKNEVFLDVIESVNLLVSANGNVLRSEIVGSIKMRVFLSGMPELRLGLNDKVLFENTGRGKSKSVELEDVKFHQCVRLSRFENDRTISFIPPDGEFELMSYRLNTHVKPLIWIESVIEKHSHSRIEYMIKAKSQFKRRSTANNVEIHIPVPTDADSPKFKTTVGSVKWVPENSEIVWSIKSFPGGKEYLMRAHFGLPSVEAEDKEGKPPISVKFEIPYFTTSGIQVRYLKIIEKSGYQALPWVRYITQNGDYQLRTQ; from the exons ATGTCTGCGAGCGCCGTTTACGTCTTGGATTTGAAAGGAAAG GTGCTGGTGTGCCGAAACTACCGCGGCGATGTGGACATGTCCGAGATCGAGCACTTCATGAGTCTCCTGAtggacaaggaggaggaggggacgCTGTCTCCCATCCTGGCCCACGGCGGCGTGCGCTTCATGTGGATCAAACACAACAACCTCTACT TAGTGGCAACATCCAAGAAAAACGCCAGCGTTTCCTTGGTTTTCTcctttttgtacaaaattgtCCAG GTTTTTTCCGAGTATTTCAAAGAACTGGAGGAAGAAAGCATCCGGGATAACTTTGTCATCATATACGAGCTGATGGATGAGCTGATGGATTTTGGCTACCCGCAGACCACTGACAGCAAGATTCTGCAAGA GTATATAACTCAGGAGGGTCACAAACTGGACACGGGCgcccctcgcccacccgccacTGTCACCAACGCGGTCTCCTGGCGCTCGGAGGGCATCAAGTACAGGAAAAACGAAGTCTTCCTGGACGTTATCGAGTCGGTCAATCTCCTG GTCAGCGCCAATGGCAACGTTCTGCGCAGCGAAATTGTCGGCTCCATTAAGATGCGTGTCTTCCTGTCCGGCATGCCCGAGTTGCGCCTTGGCCTCAACGACAAGGTTCTATTTGAAAACACTGGAC GTGGTAAGAGTAAGTCAGTGGAGCTGGAGGACGTCAAGTTTCACCAGTGCGTCCGCCTGTCTCGCTTTGAGAACGACCGCACCATCTCCTTCATCCCCCCCGACGGCGAGTTCGAGCTCATGTCCTACCGCCTTAACACTCAC GTGAAGCCTCTGATCTGGATTGAATCCGTCATCGAGAAGCATTCTCACAGTCGCATCGAGTACATGATTAAG GCCAAAAGCCAGTTCAAACGGCGCTCCACCGCCAACAACGTGGAGATCCACATTCCTGTGCCAACAGACGCTGACTCTCCCAAGTTCAAGACCACGGTTGGCAGCGTCAAGTGGGTTCCAGAAAACAGCGAGATCGTCTGGTCCATCAAGTCCTTCCCT GGCGGCAAGGAGTATCTGATGCGGGCCCACTTCGGACTTCCGAGCGTGGAAGCAGAAGACAAGGAGGGGAAGCCCCCGATCAGCGTCAAGTTTGAGATCCCTTACTTCACCACCTCAGGCATCCAG GTGCGCTACCTGAAGATCATCGAGAAGAGCGGCTATCAGGCTCTGCCATGGGTGCGCTACATCACGCAGAATGGAG ATTACCAGCTCCGCACCCAGTAA